The following proteins are encoded in a genomic region of Apodemus sylvaticus chromosome 21, mApoSyl1.1, whole genome shotgun sequence:
- the Dhps gene encoding deoxyhypusine synthase, protein MEGTLPGAAPSSALAAVLKHSSALPPESAQVQGYDFNRGVDYHALLEAYRTTGFQATNFGRAVQQVNAMIEKKLEPLAVDEDHHEDLTQSRRPLTGCTIFLGYTSNLISSGIRETIRYLVQHNMVDVLVTTAGGVEEDLIKCLAPTYLGEFSLRGKELRENGINRIGNLLVPNDNYCKFEDWLMPILDQMVLEQNTEGVKWTPSKMISRLGKEINNPESVYYWAHKNHIPVLSPALTDGSLGDMIFFHSYKNPGLVLDIVEDLRLINTQAIFAKRSGMIILGGGMVKHHIANANLMRNGADYAVYINTAQEFDGSDSGARPDEAVSWGKIRMDAQPVKVYADASLVFPLLVAETFAQKADAFRAEKNED, encoded by the exons ATGGAGGGGACCCTGCCCGGGGCGGCGCCCTCCTCGGCGCTGGCCGCGGTGCTCAAGCACAGCTCGGCGTTGCCGCCCGAGAGCGCCCAGGTCCAAGGTTACGACTTCAACCGCGGCGTAGATTACCACGCGCTCCTGGAAGCCTACCGCACCACCGGCTTCCAGGCTACCAACTTCGGGCGCGCGGTGCAGCAAGTCAACGCCATG ATTGAGAAGAAGCTGGAGCCACTGGCAGTAGATGAAGATCATCACGAAGACCTGACTCAGAGCCGCCGCCCACTCACAGGCTGCACCATTTTCTTGGGCTATACTTCCAACCTTATCAGTTCAGGCATCCGTGAGACCATTCGATACCTCGTGCAGCACAACATG GTGGATGTATTGGTGACCACTGCTGGAGGTGTGGAAGAAGATCTCATCAAGTGCCTGGCACCCACATATCTTGGCGAGTTCAGCCTCAGGGGGAAGGAGCTCCGGGAGAATGGGATCAACAG GATTGGGAACCTCCTGGTGCCAAATGATAATTACTGCAAGTTTGAGGACTGGCTCATGCCCATTCTGGACCAGATGGTGCTGGAGCAGAACACAGAG GGCGTGAAGTGGACACCTTCCAAGATGATCTCCCGGCTTGGGAAGGAGATCAACAACCCAGAGTCTGTGTATTATTGGGCCCACAAG AACCACATCCCTGTGCTGAGTCCAGCACTcacagatggctcactgggtgaCATGATCTTCTTCCATTCCTATAAAAACCCAGGCTTGGTCCTGGACATCGTTGAAG ACCTGCGACTCATCAACACGCAGGCCATTTTTGCCAAGCGCTCTGGGATGATCATCCTGGGAGGAGGTATGGTCAAGCACCACATCGCCAATGCTAACCTCATG CGGAATGGAGCTGACTATGCGGTTTATATCAACACAGCCCAGGAGTTTGATGGCTCGGATTCCGGAGCCCGGCCAGATGAGGCTGTCTCTTGGGGCAAGATCCGGATGGATGCACAGCCAGTGAAG GTCTATGCTGATGCGTCTCTGGTTTTCCCCTTGCTGGTGGCTGAGACATTCGCCCAAAAGGCAGATGCCTTCAGAGCTGAGAAGAATGAGGACTAA
- the Wdr83 gene encoding WD repeat domain-containing protein 83 has product MAFPEPKPRAPELPQKRLRTLDCGQGAVRAVRFNVDGNYCLTCGSDKTLKLWNPLRGTLLRTYSGHGYEVLDAAGSFDNSHLCSGGGDKTVVLWDVATGQVVRKFRGHAGKVNTVQFNEEATVILSGSIDSSVRCWDCRSRKPEPVQTLDEARDGISSVKVSDHEILAGSVDGRVRRYDLRMGQVSSDYVGSPITCTCFSRDGQCTLISSLDSTLRLLDKDTGELLGEYVGHKNQQYKLDCCLSEHDTHVVSCSEDGKVFFWDLVEGALALALPVGPSVVQSLAYHPTEPCVLTAMGGSVHYWREETYEAEGGAG; this is encoded by the exons ATGGCTTTTCCTGAGCCAAAGCCGCGGGCACCGGAGCTGCCGCAGAAACGGTTGAGGACGCTGGACTGTGGCCAGGGCGCGGTGCGAGCCGTGCGATTTAATG TGGACGGCAACTACTGCCTGACGTGCGGCAGCGATAAGACCCTAAAGCTGTGGAACCCGCTGCGGGGGACGCTACTTCGGACGTACAGTGGCCACGGCTACGAAGTGCTGGATGCGGCCGG TTCCTTCGACAACAGCCACCTCTGTTCCGGTGGCGGGGACAAGACGGTGGTGCTGTGGGATGTAGCGACTGGGCAGGTCGTGCGCAAATTTCGGGGCCACGCTGGA AAGGTGAACACCGTTCAGTTTAATGAAGAGGCCACAGTCATCCTGTCTG GTTCTATCGATTCCAGTGTCCGATGTTGGGACTGTCGTTCTCGGAAGCCTGAACCAGTGCAAACACTAGATGAAGCCAGAGATGGCATATCCAGTGTAAAGGTGTCAGATCATGAGATCTTGGCGGG CTCTGTGGATGGCCGCGTGAGGCGCTATGACCTAAGGATGGGACAGGTTTCCTCAGACTACGTGGGCA GCCCCATCACCTGCACCTGCTTCAGCCGGGACGGGCAGTGCACCCTGATATCCAGCCTGGACTCTACTCTGCGGCTTCTGGATAAAGACACAGGGGAGCTGCTGGGCGA GTACGTTGGCCATAAGAACCAGCAGTACAAGCTGGACTGCTGCCTGAGTGAGCATGACACCCACGTGGTCAGCTGCTCGGAGGACGGAAAAGTGTTCTTCTGGGACCTGGTAGAG GgcgccctggccctggccctgcctGTAGGGCCTAGCGTGGTGCAATCACTGGCTTACCATCCCACGGAGCCGTGCGTGCTGACTGCCATGGGAGGCAGCGTCCATTACTGGCGAGAAGAGACCTATGAGGCAGAGGGTGGGGCAGGCTGA